From a single Sorghum bicolor cultivar BTx623 chromosome 5, Sorghum_bicolor_NCBIv3, whole genome shotgun sequence genomic region:
- the LOC110435941 gene encoding vicilin-like seed storage protein At2g18540, which produces MGPSVSSHALKACRMSNEAPADDEVAARVRAAVAGIDRCSCKEDNVDRDKRRESAEKLKSEKDLEKKKEKKKNLARQALETRRAKSRLKRPLEQAQPSMAKMLKPIGLNSVEEKKKKEEEECERETQQQLPEGQQQPLQEGEEGEEGRRRQGDQLEELLE; this is translated from the exons atgggCCCTAGTGTCTCGTCTCACGCTCTCaaggcttgccggatgtctaaTGAAGCGCCTGCGGACGATGAGGTCGCCGCCAGGGTCAGGGCGGCCGTTGCAG GGATCGATCGATGCTCGTGCAAGGAGGACAACGTGGATCGCGACAAGAGGCGCGAGTCCGCAGAGAAGCTGAAGTCCGAAAaggacttggaaaagaagaaggaaaagaagaaaaatctcGCGCGACAAGCGTTGGAGACTCGTCGAGCGAAGTCCAG GTTGAAGCGGCCGCTCGaacaggcccagccctcgatggccaagatGCTTAAG CCCATTGGGCTCAACTCCgtcgaggagaagaagaagaaggaagaggaagagtgCGAGCGGGAGACACAGCAACAGCTGCCggaggggcagcagcagccactgcaggaaggagaagaaggagaggaggggCGGCGGCGACAAGGGGATCAGCTCGAGGAGCTACTGGAGTAG